A genome region from Schlesneria paludicola DSM 18645 includes the following:
- a CDS encoding Hsp20/alpha crystallin family protein, whose amino-acid sequence MPVFRWGQTWDPFRDLEREVDQLLANVSLFQGIRFGRQYPPINVYELDHELLLIAELPGTRAEDLEVLISEGVLTIKGKRSGPEGVADDRFRRQERPRGAWQRSLTLPAHIHEDQLAAELSNGVLRIRLPKAPVTAPRQIPVTNGTP is encoded by the coding sequence TGGGGCCAAACTTGGGATCCCTTTCGTGACCTGGAACGAGAAGTTGACCAGTTGCTGGCGAACGTCTCGTTGTTTCAGGGGATTCGCTTTGGGCGGCAGTACCCTCCCATTAATGTGTATGAGCTTGATCACGAATTGCTGTTGATCGCAGAGCTTCCGGGGACGCGTGCGGAAGATCTTGAAGTCCTGATCTCTGAAGGGGTTTTGACAATCAAGGGGAAACGATCCGGGCCGGAAGGGGTTGCCGATGACCGTTTTCGTCGACAAGAGCGTCCCCGAGGTGCCTGGCAGCGGTCACTGACATTGCCGGCTCATATCCACGAGGATCAGCTTGCGGCTGAACTGTCGAATGGCGTGTTGCGAATTCGACTTCCCAAAGCTCCGGTCACCGCTCCGAGACAAATTCCTGTCACGAATGGAACTCCATGA
- a CDS encoding Hsp20/alpha crystallin family protein — protein sequence MSNEIVRTMDVVAQPVQEYPVDQVVFTPPIDIFETAEGLVLQADLPGVSSDSLELQVQDNKLSLFGKVSLPIPSDARIIHQEYQVGHFLRSFILSDEVDHERITAKLNQGVLEVVLPRHPKPEPRRIQVRSD from the coding sequence ATGTCAAACGAAATCGTTCGGACAATGGACGTCGTTGCGCAACCCGTTCAGGAGTACCCTGTCGATCAGGTCGTGTTCACCCCGCCGATCGATATCTTTGAGACGGCAGAAGGGCTGGTGCTTCAAGCGGATCTGCCGGGGGTTTCATCGGATTCGCTTGAACTGCAGGTGCAGGACAACAAGTTGTCGCTGTTCGGGAAAGTGTCGCTTCCCATTCCCTCGGACGCACGGATCATCCACCAGGAGTATCAGGTCGGTCACTTCCTGCGGTCGTTCATCTTGAGTGACGAAGTTGACCACGAGCGGATCACGGCCAAGTTGAATCAAGGCGTGCTGGAAGTGGTATTGCCGCGTCATCCCAAACCGGAGCCACGTCGCATTCAAGTTCGCTCGGATTGA
- a CDS encoding lysylphosphatidylglycerol synthase transmembrane domain-containing protein — translation MNEASPPAIRRVRIWHLIKLLLFCVVVMFVLQRAFQIWKTAPSTQVEIHAIWLVPASLTYLLSWLPSVWFWMALLKRTRQPIDFWTALRAYYVGHLGKYVPGKALVLVIRGTMVKDVGVDPLLAGLMVVYETLVFMAAGTALGIATAPWVFGEAFWSRLPESLRWLSGYPVLSVAAVFTAIFATTPFSAWIFTNLGRKTVPTATNGIEIPAISAWLVCQGVVATTFGWLLHAVSLGFVLQSVSRQPLEWSQFPIWLAATTCSMVGGFLVIIAPGGIGVREGVLIEILQRQAQIGPATAVLAAVLVRAVSFGSEVVAAAVLYVAHRRAIQRRLARESSQS, via the coding sequence ATGAATGAGGCATCCCCCCCAGCGATTCGCAGAGTTCGCATCTGGCATCTTATCAAGTTGCTGCTGTTTTGCGTGGTGGTTATGTTCGTGCTTCAGCGGGCATTCCAAATCTGGAAAACGGCTCCCTCAACGCAGGTTGAGATTCATGCCATCTGGCTGGTGCCCGCGAGTCTGACGTACCTGTTGAGTTGGTTGCCTTCGGTCTGGTTCTGGATGGCTTTATTGAAGCGGACCCGGCAGCCGATCGACTTCTGGACAGCGCTGAGGGCGTACTACGTGGGGCATCTGGGAAAGTATGTCCCGGGAAAAGCACTCGTGCTGGTCATTCGTGGCACGATGGTGAAAGATGTCGGCGTCGACCCGCTCCTGGCCGGGCTGATGGTGGTGTATGAGACGCTTGTCTTTATGGCCGCTGGAACAGCCTTGGGGATTGCTACGGCGCCTTGGGTTTTTGGCGAGGCCTTCTGGTCGCGACTTCCCGAGTCGCTGAGATGGTTGTCCGGCTATCCCGTGTTGTCGGTGGCCGCCGTGTTTACGGCGATTTTCGCGACAACGCCATTTAGTGCCTGGATCTTCACCAACTTGGGCCGAAAAACGGTGCCCACGGCGACGAACGGAATCGAAATACCTGCAATCTCTGCTTGGCTTGTTTGCCAGGGGGTCGTCGCGACCACGTTCGGTTGGCTGCTACATGCCGTGAGCCTTGGATTCGTGCTTCAGTCTGTTTCCCGTCAGCCCCTCGAATGGTCTCAGTTTCCAATCTGGCTGGCCGCGACAACCTGTTCGATGGTCGGCGGCTTCCTGGTGATTATTGCGCCTGGTGGTATAGGCGTTCGCGAAGGGGTGCTCATCGAAATCTTGCAGAGGCAGGCACAAATCGGACCGGCGACCGCAGTGCTGGCGGCAGTGCTGGTTCGAGCCGTCTCGTTTGGTTCGGAGGTTGTCGCTGCAGCCGTGCTCTACGTGGCGCACCGCCGTGCAATCCAACGTCGTCTGGCACGTGAGTCGTCGCAATCCTGA